The following coding sequences lie in one Candidatus Neptunochlamydia sp. REUL1 genomic window:
- a CDS encoding superoxide dismutase, with protein sequence MTFKQPDLPYDLKALAPFVSEEQMDYHYNKHHAAYFKKLNGLVEGKPEGDKDLDIVVKESTGGVFNNAAQAWNHTFFWSCMSPNGGGKPSGEMLSAIERDFGSLETFMKKFSDSAATLFGSGWAWLASDAQGKLEIMPLSNADTPLKHGKTPILTLDVWEHAYYIDYRNERPRFIEQFRDVINWDFVLKCYKGQS encoded by the coding sequence ATGACATTCAAACAACCTGATCTCCCCTATGACTTAAAAGCACTGGCTCCCTTTGTTTCTGAAGAACAAATGGACTACCATTATAACAAGCATCATGCTGCATATTTCAAGAAGTTGAATGGTCTTGTAGAAGGAAAGCCAGAGGGTGATAAAGATCTAGATATCGTCGTCAAAGAATCAACTGGAGGCGTTTTTAATAATGCTGCTCAAGCATGGAATCATACTTTTTTCTGGAGCTGCATGTCTCCTAATGGTGGTGGAAAGCCGAGTGGAGAGATGCTTAGTGCCATTGAAAGAGACTTCGGGAGTCTGGAGACATTCATGAAAAAATTTTCCGATAGCGCGGCAACGCTCTTTGGATCGGGATGGGCTTGGCTTGCATCAGACGCCCAAGGAAAGCTTGAAATCATGCCTCTAAGTAATGCGGATACGCCTTTAAAGCACGGCAAAACTCCTATTCTTACGTTGGATGTGTGGGAACATGCGTACTATATTGATTATCGCAATGAAAGACCTCGATTCATCGAGCAGTTCCGTGATGTTATCAATTGGGATTTTGTTCTCAAGTGTTACAAAGGACAATCATGA
- a CDS encoding HlyD family efflux transporter periplasmic adaptor subunit translates to MSRDIFRHDTIEKLSSPTQLSKLLVVVRLRGWVVLFSLCAILVAIVAWSVLGQIPIITAGQGILLAPEAQFAIKSPSDGVVNQVFVKVEQEVTAGTPLMELNSGIKILAPHSGKVFQIDSGQGEAVKVGEVLLWFQTEVFPNQLEVYGFIPTQVGERIQVGMQVAVDLNAVDRQKYGQLMGKVKQVAPYAVSATSDQLKVIPSEKAREDLTKGATVELVIIQPSLDPNNKSGIRWSFGKGPPDRLSPGSTGTVRVTIENKRPISYLIPIVA, encoded by the coding sequence ATGAGCCGAGATATTTTTCGACATGATACGATAGAAAAACTTTCCTCGCCAACACAACTAAGCAAGCTGCTTGTTGTGGTTCGTCTTCGAGGATGGGTTGTTCTTTTTTCCTTATGTGCAATACTCGTTGCAATCGTTGCATGGTCTGTATTAGGACAGATTCCGATTATCACGGCAGGCCAAGGAATCCTTCTTGCTCCTGAAGCACAATTTGCGATAAAGAGTCCTTCTGACGGCGTCGTGAATCAGGTATTTGTTAAGGTGGAGCAAGAGGTGACAGCAGGAACTCCTCTAATGGAACTTAACAGTGGCATCAAAATTTTAGCGCCTCATAGTGGAAAAGTTTTTCAGATTGATTCGGGTCAGGGGGAAGCCGTAAAAGTCGGGGAGGTTCTTCTATGGTTTCAAACAGAAGTATTTCCCAACCAATTGGAGGTGTACGGATTCATCCCCACCCAGGTGGGAGAAAGAATTCAAGTCGGAATGCAGGTGGCTGTTGATCTTAATGCGGTTGACAGACAGAAGTATGGGCAGCTTATGGGAAAGGTTAAACAGGTTGCTCCCTACGCCGTTTCGGCGACTTCCGATCAACTTAAAGTCATCCCTTCTGAAAAGGCGCGAGAAGATTTAACTAAAGGAGCAACTGTAGAGCTAGTTATTATTCAACCTAGTCTTGATCCAAATAACAAATCAGGGATCAGATGGAGTTTTGGAAAAGGGCCTCCTGACCGGTTAAGTCCTGGCTCAACAGGCACGGTTCGTGTGACGATTGAGAACAAGCGGCCAATTTCCTACCTAATCCCTATTGTAGCATGA
- a CDS encoding Npt1/Npt2 family nucleotide transporter, translating to MADMESSEVDSNSSWIKKIWPVQRFELKKVLPLLLLKFLASIVYATLTCMKDSLVVTASQSGAEVIPVLKGWLVFPLSLLCAVAYSKLSNQYKRSTLFYSIITFFLIIIFLYGFVLFPNAEALSPHASSDWLTMKLGEKYTHWIAVYRNWIHSLFFITAELWAQVVIFILYWGFANHICRVKEAKRTYTLFIAAGDLATVVAGPLVLHYVMKFSSGDFTSTLQSLLSYVLIAGIGIITLYWWMNKYVLSDKRYFDPSVTKHTLNEKTKLTLGKSIKHIFSSKYLLCIAVLVIGCALTINMVEVTWKAHVHSLFPETGDYMAFISKVTTIVGVVALITVLFLGGSFLRRFGWHFSAQITPIIVGTTGAIFFALSYFKDSLGPIAAIFGTTPLALLVLVGAFQNVASKVVKYSFFDSTKEMAYIPLDQESKVKGKAAIDMVGSRLGKSSSSWLQVGLMHVIGTSSVLFITPYLIPIVLGASLYWSYSVRHLNKELTEKEAALAATEKKPEPPTVEPTPA from the coding sequence ATGGCAGATATGGAATCATCTGAAGTAGACTCAAATAGTTCTTGGATAAAAAAAATCTGGCCGGTTCAACGTTTTGAACTTAAAAAGGTCCTTCCTCTCCTCCTTCTCAAGTTTTTAGCTTCTATTGTTTATGCAACACTTACCTGTATGAAGGATAGCCTTGTTGTCACAGCAAGTCAATCCGGAGCAGAGGTCATCCCTGTCCTTAAGGGCTGGCTCGTTTTTCCACTATCACTTCTTTGCGCTGTGGCCTACTCTAAACTAAGTAATCAATATAAGCGCTCGACTCTATTCTACTCGATCATTACCTTCTTTCTCATTATCATCTTTTTGTATGGGTTTGTCCTATTTCCAAATGCTGAAGCCCTCAGCCCCCATGCCAGCTCAGATTGGCTCACGATGAAACTTGGAGAAAAATACACCCATTGGATTGCTGTCTACAGAAATTGGATTCACTCTCTTTTCTTTATTACTGCAGAGCTTTGGGCTCAAGTCGTAATTTTCATCCTCTACTGGGGATTTGCGAACCATATCTGTCGGGTTAAAGAAGCTAAAAGAACCTATACACTCTTTATCGCAGCAGGAGACTTGGCAACGGTTGTGGCAGGCCCTCTAGTTCTCCATTATGTCATGAAGTTCTCATCGGGAGACTTTACATCAACTCTCCAATCACTCCTTTCCTATGTTCTAATCGCAGGCATTGGTATCATCACCCTTTACTGGTGGATGAACAAATATGTCCTCTCCGATAAACGCTATTTTGACCCTTCAGTGACTAAGCATACCCTTAATGAAAAAACAAAGCTGACCTTAGGAAAGAGCATTAAGCATATCTTTTCTTCTAAATACCTCTTATGTATCGCCGTCCTAGTTATTGGGTGTGCACTCACCATAAACATGGTAGAAGTGACCTGGAAAGCCCATGTCCATTCCCTGTTCCCTGAGACAGGAGATTATATGGCTTTTATCTCTAAGGTAACAACGATTGTTGGCGTTGTTGCACTGATTACCGTTCTCTTCCTTGGAGGGAGTTTCCTCCGACGGTTTGGTTGGCACTTTAGTGCACAAATTACCCCTATTATCGTTGGCACAACTGGTGCCATTTTTTTTGCCCTCTCTTATTTCAAAGACTCTCTTGGCCCTATTGCAGCCATTTTTGGGACAACGCCATTAGCCCTTCTTGTTCTTGTGGGAGCTTTCCAAAATGTGGCAAGTAAGGTCGTCAAGTATTCCTTCTTCGATTCGACAAAGGAGATGGCTTACATCCCTCTTGATCAAGAATCAAAAGTGAAGGGTAAGGCTGCTATTGATATGGTCGGATCCCGCCTTGGAAAGTCCAGTTCTTCCTGGCTGCAAGTTGGGCTAATGCATGTTATTGGAACCAGCTCTGTCCTATTTATTACCCCTTACTTAATCCCAATCGTTCTTGGCGCCAGCCTCTATTGGAGCTATTCTGTAAGACACCTCAATAAAGAGCTCACAGAAAAAGAAGCAGCCCTTGCTGCAACAGAAAAGAAGCCCGAACCTCCTACTGTAGAGCCTACACCAGCCTAA
- a CDS encoding transposase, giving the protein MGMPLGFIITAGQQSDIGQGEALLGNDYCDFLLAGRGYDSDPFRKALVEKGITPVIPGRKSRKVTIQYDEHTYKERNAVERYFGRIKEFRRATTRYDKKTCMFKGTLLFASIIIWCKL; this is encoded by the coding sequence TTGGGAATGCCATTGGGATTTATTATTACTGCCGGTCAGCAATCTGATATTGGTCAGGGAGAAGCTCTTTTAGGAAATGATTACTGTGATTTTTTGCTTGCTGGCAGAGGATATGATAGTGATCCATTTAGGAAGGCCTTAGTAGAGAAAGGGATAACTCCAGTAATCCCTGGGAGAAAAAGTAGAAAAGTAACCATTCAGTATGATGAGCACACGTATAAAGAACGAAATGCTGTCGAAAGGTACTTTGGACGCATTAAGGAGTTTCGAAGGGCTACAACACGTTATGATAAAAAAACTTGCATGTTTAAAGGGACTCTCTTGTTCGCTTCGATCATCATATGGTGTAAACTTTGA
- a CDS encoding NHLP family bacteriocin export ABC transporter peptidase/permease/ATPase subunit, which yields MEQTIPRPTTLWRVHTPTVIQMENVECGAACLSMLLSYYGKHVPLEDLRIECGVSRDGSNAFNLLNAAKNFGLEGKGHREGLQELYETDKPAILFWDYNHFVVLEGFGKKCVYLNDPAFGPRKVTYEEFDEAYTGVVLHFHRSSFFEKGGKQPSVFGDMKHRLRGVKRSLLYVLIAGLCLLIPGLGVPVFTRIFIDNILVTNVLPWKGQFLFAIFCAMTLAGVLTWLQQYFLNRLNAKMAIHFSSDFLWHILRLPVSFYYQRFPAEIANRVGQNNLVVQMMTEALATPTIQMILVIFYGIVMFMYDFSVAFIGVLAGLGSLVVMRLVQRARTDTYARLQKEQSIVTANSVGVIQQIETIKATGTESDAFAAFAGFDTRKINSLQEISRKDAILTTSPILFQGLAQAALLGIGGWRTMQGSLTIGTLMALQMLLISFITPIVNFVNFGQTIQFLKVELIRLNDVLKNPIDRIYSKKTAGKSDKPKLDGYLEFKNVTFGYSPLAPPLIEKLNIKIRPGQRVALVGPSGCGKSTVSKLSTGLIKPWEGEILYDGKPIMEQSQEIMQRSLTSVDQEIFLFSGTVRDNITLWDTTVPDEVLIKAAQDACIHNDILERPEGYDTKLIEGGRNLSGGQRQRVEIARALLVSPSIVIMDEATSALDSSTEKLVMNHIRKRGCSAIMVAHRLSTIQDCDEIIVLENGKVVERGTHEELKKLGGVYNQLIESETGDNGSLV from the coding sequence GTGGAGCAGACGATTCCTCGCCCAACCACATTATGGAGAGTTCACACCCCGACAGTGATTCAAATGGAGAATGTCGAATGTGGAGCGGCGTGCCTTTCAATGCTACTTTCCTATTATGGAAAACATGTTCCGCTGGAAGATCTACGAATCGAGTGCGGTGTTTCAAGGGATGGAAGTAATGCATTTAATCTACTAAATGCAGCAAAAAATTTTGGCCTAGAGGGAAAAGGGCATCGAGAAGGGCTTCAAGAGCTTTATGAAACCGACAAACCTGCGATTCTCTTTTGGGATTATAATCATTTTGTTGTTCTTGAGGGATTTGGGAAAAAATGCGTTTACCTTAACGATCCTGCCTTTGGTCCTCGGAAAGTGACGTATGAAGAGTTTGATGAAGCTTATACAGGAGTTGTCCTGCATTTTCATCGGAGTTCTTTTTTTGAAAAAGGGGGGAAGCAACCCAGTGTTTTTGGGGATATGAAACATCGTCTTCGTGGGGTCAAAAGGTCTCTCCTCTACGTTTTAATCGCAGGACTTTGTCTGCTCATTCCCGGTCTAGGAGTTCCCGTTTTTACACGAATCTTTATTGATAATATCTTGGTGACGAATGTTCTTCCATGGAAAGGGCAGTTTTTATTTGCAATTTTTTGTGCGATGACCCTTGCAGGAGTTTTAACCTGGCTTCAGCAATACTTCTTAAATCGTCTGAATGCAAAAATGGCGATTCATTTTTCGAGTGATTTTTTATGGCACATCTTGCGCCTCCCCGTTTCATTTTATTATCAGAGGTTTCCTGCGGAAATTGCAAACCGTGTAGGGCAAAACAATCTTGTTGTCCAGATGATGACTGAGGCTTTAGCAACGCCTACTATCCAGATGATCCTGGTCATTTTCTATGGAATTGTGATGTTTATGTATGACTTTTCTGTAGCGTTTATTGGAGTTCTGGCAGGGCTAGGGAGTCTTGTTGTGATGCGTCTAGTTCAAAGAGCGCGGACAGATACTTACGCTCGCCTCCAAAAAGAGCAGTCAATTGTCACCGCAAATTCAGTCGGGGTGATCCAACAAATAGAGACCATTAAGGCTACAGGAACCGAAAGTGATGCTTTTGCTGCTTTTGCAGGCTTTGATACGAGAAAAATTAACTCGCTCCAAGAAATCAGCCGAAAGGACGCCATTTTAACGACCTCACCCATCCTATTTCAGGGGCTTGCTCAAGCGGCTCTTTTGGGAATTGGTGGATGGCGGACCATGCAAGGGAGTTTGACAATTGGGACTTTGATGGCTCTTCAAATGCTTTTGATTAGCTTCATTACCCCCATTGTCAATTTTGTAAACTTTGGACAGACAATCCAATTTCTTAAGGTAGAGCTTATTCGTCTCAATGATGTTTTAAAGAACCCTATTGATCGTATTTATTCTAAAAAAACGGCTGGGAAGTCAGATAAACCTAAGCTTGATGGTTATTTAGAGTTTAAGAATGTCACCTTCGGATATAGCCCTTTGGCGCCTCCTTTAATTGAAAAACTCAATATCAAAATTCGCCCAGGCCAACGAGTGGCTCTTGTTGGTCCCTCAGGGTGTGGAAAGTCCACAGTTTCAAAACTCTCGACAGGATTGATCAAGCCTTGGGAAGGTGAGATTCTCTATGATGGGAAACCCATTATGGAGCAATCTCAAGAGATCATGCAACGCTCACTCACAAGTGTTGATCAAGAGATTTTCCTCTTTAGTGGAACGGTTCGAGACAATATTACGCTGTGGGATACCACTGTTCCTGATGAAGTGTTGATTAAAGCAGCGCAAGATGCTTGTATTCATAACGATATTTTAGAGCGTCCCGAAGGGTATGATACTAAGCTTATCGAAGGAGGAAGAAACCTTAGTGGTGGGCAGCGACAAAGGGTAGAAATCGCGCGTGCTCTCCTTGTCAGCCCTTCTATTGTGATTATGGATGAAGCCACAAGTGCTCTCGACTCTAGTACCGAAAAGCTCGTCATGAATCACATTCGGAAAAGAGGGTGTTCGGCGATCATGGTTGCTCACCGCTTAAGTACTATCCAAGATTGTGATGAGATTATTGTCCTTGAGAATGGGAAAGTCGTTGAAAGAGGGACGCATGAAGAATTAAAAAAATTGGGTGGAGTCTACAACCAACTGATTGAGAGTGAGACGGGGGATAATGGAAGCCTTGTTTAA
- a CDS encoding YkgJ family cysteine cluster protein, producing MSDILDELLIQASDATQQPPAPEGGILRQWVPGWIRYPVKCFLAPFVAMDCHIQRFARKLIRPPFKQEGGCKKRGNCCHYVLIRYSPSLIGRFFFFWYTQFLGFYPRLKEPQKYEGKLMHVMGCRYLKKDGSCGQYRLRPLVCRQWPMIEHFGYPRILKGCGYRSNPPYPPETPDNLEGGDPRLKVIQ from the coding sequence ATGTCAGACATTCTCGACGAACTACTCATCCAGGCATCAGATGCCACACAGCAGCCACCAGCCCCTGAGGGAGGGATTCTAAGGCAATGGGTCCCAGGTTGGATTAGGTACCCAGTAAAATGCTTTCTAGCCCCCTTTGTTGCAATGGACTGTCACATACAACGCTTTGCTAGAAAGCTTATTCGCCCCCCTTTCAAGCAAGAAGGAGGATGCAAGAAAAGGGGAAACTGCTGCCACTATGTTCTGATCCGTTATTCTCCTTCCCTTATTGGTCGCTTCTTTTTCTTCTGGTATACTCAGTTTCTGGGATTCTACCCTCGTCTTAAAGAACCCCAAAAATATGAAGGAAAACTGATGCACGTGATGGGGTGCCGCTACCTCAAAAAAGATGGCTCTTGTGGTCAATACCGTCTGCGTCCCCTTGTTTGTCGCCAGTGGCCGATGATCGAACATTTTGGATATCCCAGGATTCTTAAGGGATGTGGTTATCGATCAAATCCTCCTTACCCTCCTGAAACTCCCGATAATCTCGAAGGTGGGGATCCTCGTCTCAAAGTTATTCAATAA
- a CDS encoding S-adenosylmethionine decarboxylase: protein MKDYWGYHLILDCSECDTDSIKNRENLEQFVKILVKRIHMKAFGEPTLEHFATHDPMAAGYSLVQLIETSSITGHFVDANGDAYLDIFSCKPFKIELAREVVQ from the coding sequence ATGAAAGACTATTGGGGTTATCATTTAATTTTAGATTGTTCGGAATGCGATACTGACAGCATAAAGAATCGAGAAAATCTCGAACAATTTGTCAAAATACTAGTGAAGCGGATTCATATGAAGGCTTTTGGCGAGCCGACTTTGGAGCATTTTGCTACTCACGATCCTATGGCAGCAGGATACTCCTTAGTGCAACTCATTGAAACGAGTTCAATTACTGGTCATTTTGTCGATGCAAATGGGGATGCTTATCTGGATATTTTTTCTTGCAAGCCATTCAAGATTGAACTAGCAAGGGAGGTTGTTCAGTAA
- a CDS encoding alpha/beta hydrolase family protein translates to MRIRQSKSSFVMFSFLFIFAVFMPLFGENECSVLDIKRYKVPDSLEVRNYEDVILDCGKNGKALFTVSLPENIPPEGLPCFLIVGGLKTGRESLQFIPDHGKYALIAYEYSDMLKKLHEVNVLWHLYTVRKAMLEVPPELIGILKYLYDQSWINDQPISLMGYSFGATFMPVTYVKAQEEGMHLGPGVLCYGGAGIYCLFKANVPVTKFLKDPVSSMAAAAFKPIDPILYAPRMKGDFLILNGIYDSQIPMECAQRLQNLVPEPKTVINLKTEHMHPSNTELNLRLIDISRKWLDEKRKK, encoded by the coding sequence ATGCGAATTCGACAGTCTAAAAGCTCCTTTGTGATGTTCTCGTTTCTTTTCATTTTTGCAGTCTTTATGCCTTTGTTTGGAGAGAATGAGTGCTCGGTTCTTGATATCAAAAGATACAAAGTTCCCGATAGCTTAGAGGTAAGAAACTATGAAGACGTGATTCTGGATTGTGGAAAAAATGGGAAAGCACTTTTCACGGTCAGCCTCCCAGAGAACATTCCACCTGAGGGACTTCCCTGTTTTCTAATTGTTGGGGGACTAAAGACGGGCCGAGAAAGCCTTCAATTCATCCCTGATCATGGGAAGTATGCTCTTATCGCTTATGAATATTCTGACATGCTAAAAAAACTTCACGAAGTGAATGTTCTATGGCATCTTTATACGGTTCGAAAGGCAATGTTAGAAGTTCCTCCTGAGCTGATTGGTATCCTAAAGTATCTTTATGATCAGTCCTGGATTAATGATCAGCCGATTAGCTTAATGGGATATAGTTTTGGTGCAACCTTTATGCCTGTGACTTACGTGAAAGCTCAGGAAGAAGGAATGCATCTAGGCCCAGGAGTATTATGCTATGGAGGGGCGGGAATTTATTGCTTGTTTAAAGCAAATGTTCCTGTAACAAAGTTTTTAAAAGACCCGGTTTCTTCTATGGCAGCAGCAGCCTTTAAACCCATTGATCCTATTCTTTATGCTCCAAGAATGAAAGGTGACTTTTTGATTCTTAATGGAATCTATGATTCACAAATCCCGATGGAATGTGCACAGCGTCTCCAAAATTTGGTCCCAGAACCTAAAACGGTCATCAACCTGAAAACCGAGCACATGCACCCTTCAAACACAGAGCTCAACCTGAGGCTGATCGATATTAGCCGAAAATGGCTTGACGAGAAGCGTAAAAAATAA
- a CDS encoding NHLP bacteriocin export ABC transporter permease/ATPase subunit: protein MEALFKEHGEKIEAPANFRLSLQKKGTVWFLEKGAMIFFAVQKKEGHEGRRTLLSTVQSGRLLFDMEEQENVPFEIFAFSEEPVVIWEIKVDTFEGKLKNSSYNQEAFSPLLEHYLNQFGHFVFSPIELRPKHWILEGGIGVEKGETFTIKISEIPTEKERVVWLTPKEGEYKLLGPHEVKFSQKNFPLLPHLYFLSLEKTTLQAKSTSEVISSECWLEGLSHFHHFIGNYLVYKRAFLDQEEFKRFEEKERLQKETLHETLTEMVGVLKSHEDEEIVTGTNPLIQAAEIVFRKQGIKFTAPERNLGGELKNKVAKIAEGSEARMRGVQLGALWWKCDSGPLLAFYGKERHPVALYLNRWGKYEMIDPIRGKKRKITGSIARSIALDAYSFYKAIPDEIHNGKEALFYYFKENKMEFIKLLGYGLIAAIFSLSPPIGISFIFNSAIPNANAGLLMQITLGLIAAAASAALFIYFRSLILGRIDGKLSSSLQPAIWDRLLKLPANFFRRFTAGDLLQRAMTMEQMRPLLSSNISQAILTGVFAVLYLVTMVIYSPRLTVIGVIFLMVAISLTVLLARWKIRVQRKVYEMQGKINGALVQILSGIAKLRVAGAENNAFSYWAKQFSKSKSLEMSAQNIQNIITTCMAAFPHLSIILIFGAVMRMEEMGSLSIGDFLAFNTAYMTLSMAVFSMSSIVMQAAAIVPLWKRSHVIIEEPQELLMKKPNPGKLTGDIRLDHVSFSYEEEGTSILNDVSIRLAPREMIGIVGPSGSGKSTLIRMILGFETPRSGAVYFNGKDLSHLNLSEVRKQMGVVLQGGGIIAGTLYQNIVAGGQYTEEEIDRAITLASFKKDLENFPMGLHTVVPMNGETLSGGQKQRLLITRALLPNPKILLLDEATSALDNNSQEEITQNIDQLDISRIVIAHRLSTIKNADRIYVLEKGEVTQTGSFESLSNESGLFVEMLKRQKL, encoded by the coding sequence ATGGAAGCCTTGTTTAAAGAGCATGGGGAGAAGATTGAGGCTCCAGCAAATTTTCGCCTTTCTCTCCAAAAAAAAGGGACCGTTTGGTTTCTGGAAAAAGGAGCCATGATCTTTTTTGCCGTGCAAAAAAAAGAAGGGCACGAGGGTCGAAGAACGCTTCTTTCAACCGTTCAATCGGGGCGTCTTCTCTTTGATATGGAAGAGCAAGAAAATGTTCCTTTTGAGATCTTTGCTTTCAGTGAAGAACCTGTTGTTATTTGGGAAATAAAAGTGGATACTTTTGAAGGGAAGCTTAAAAACTCTTCGTACAATCAAGAGGCCTTTTCCCCTCTATTAGAACATTATCTGAACCAATTTGGTCATTTTGTGTTTTCTCCAATTGAACTCCGTCCCAAACACTGGATTCTTGAAGGAGGAATTGGTGTTGAAAAAGGGGAGACATTTACAATTAAAATCAGTGAGATTCCAACCGAAAAGGAGCGGGTAGTTTGGCTTACTCCAAAAGAAGGGGAATACAAGCTTCTTGGACCTCACGAGGTAAAGTTTTCTCAGAAGAACTTTCCTCTTCTTCCCCACCTCTATTTTCTATCTTTAGAAAAGACAACGCTGCAGGCAAAAAGTACTTCTGAAGTTATTAGCTCCGAATGCTGGCTAGAAGGACTCAGTCATTTTCATCACTTTATAGGAAACTATCTTGTCTACAAAAGAGCTTTCTTGGATCAAGAAGAATTCAAACGTTTTGAGGAGAAGGAGAGACTTCAGAAGGAGACCCTTCATGAAACGCTAACCGAGATGGTAGGGGTTCTTAAGAGCCATGAAGATGAAGAAATTGTAACCGGTACGAATCCACTCATTCAAGCTGCTGAAATCGTCTTTAGGAAACAGGGGATTAAATTTACCGCTCCCGAAAGGAACTTGGGCGGAGAACTCAAAAATAAGGTGGCAAAAATTGCAGAAGGTTCCGAAGCGCGGATGCGAGGTGTTCAATTAGGTGCTCTTTGGTGGAAATGCGATTCCGGCCCCCTTCTTGCCTTCTATGGAAAAGAGCGTCACCCCGTTGCCCTGTATTTAAATCGATGGGGAAAATATGAGATGATTGACCCAATAAGGGGGAAAAAACGAAAGATTACCGGAAGCATTGCTCGGAGTATTGCTTTGGATGCCTATAGTTTTTACAAGGCGATTCCAGATGAGATTCATAATGGAAAAGAGGCCCTTTTCTATTACTTTAAGGAAAATAAAATGGAGTTCATCAAGCTCCTGGGGTATGGCTTAATTGCAGCCATTTTCTCTCTTTCCCCCCCTATTGGGATCTCCTTTATTTTTAACAGCGCTATTCCCAATGCCAATGCCGGCTTGCTCATGCAAATCACTCTAGGGCTGATTGCAGCGGCAGCAAGTGCGGCACTTTTTATCTATTTTCGCTCTCTTATCTTAGGACGCATCGATGGAAAGTTAAGCTCCAGCTTGCAACCGGCCATTTGGGACCGACTTCTGAAGCTCCCCGCAAATTTTTTTAGGCGCTTTACAGCAGGGGATCTCTTGCAAAGAGCTATGACCATGGAGCAGATGAGACCTCTTCTAAGTAGTAACATTTCCCAAGCCATCTTGACAGGAGTCTTTGCTGTTCTCTACTTGGTTACCATGGTTATCTATTCTCCAAGACTAACCGTAATAGGCGTTATTTTTCTTATGGTTGCGATTTCTCTTACCGTTCTTCTAGCTCGCTGGAAGATTAGGGTGCAGAGGAAAGTTTATGAGATGCAAGGGAAAATCAATGGTGCTTTAGTACAAATCTTATCAGGCATTGCAAAGCTCCGTGTTGCAGGAGCAGAAAACAATGCTTTTTCCTATTGGGCAAAGCAATTTTCAAAATCAAAATCTCTTGAGATGTCAGCCCAAAATATTCAGAACATTATTACGACTTGTATGGCAGCTTTCCCCCATTTATCGATTATTCTGATTTTTGGAGCTGTGATGCGAATGGAAGAGATGGGGTCTCTTTCAATTGGGGACTTTCTAGCCTTCAATACAGCCTATATGACCCTTTCGATGGCTGTATTCTCAATGAGTAGCATTGTTATGCAAGCGGCTGCCATTGTTCCTCTTTGGAAGCGGTCCCATGTGATTATTGAAGAACCACAAGAACTCCTTATGAAAAAACCAAATCCAGGAAAGCTCACAGGAGATATTCGCCTTGACCATGTATCGTTTAGCTACGAAGAAGAAGGCACTTCGATTCTAAATGATGTTTCTATTCGACTTGCACCAAGAGAAATGATTGGAATTGTAGGCCCTTCTGGAAGCGGAAAATCCACGCTAATTCGGATGATTCTTGGTTTTGAAACACCTCGATCTGGTGCCGTCTATTTTAATGGAAAAGATCTTTCCCATCTCAACCTAAGTGAAGTAAGAAAGCAAATGGGTGTGGTTCTTCAAGGGGGCGGTATCATTGCTGGGACTCTCTATCAAAACATCGTTGCTGGAGGGCAATATACAGAAGAAGAAATCGACAGAGCCATTACGCTAGCTAGTTTTAAAAAAGATCTCGAAAACTTCCCGATGGGACTCCATACCGTTGTGCCTATGAATGGGGAAACCCTCTCTGGAGGGCAAAAACAGCGTCTCCTTATTACCCGGGCACTCCTTCCAAATCCCAAGATTCTCCTGCTTGATGAAGCAACGAGCGCTCTTGATAACAACTCTCAAGAAGAAATCACCCAAAATATTGATCAGCTCGATATCTCGCGCATCGTCATTGCCCACCGCCTTAGTACCATCAAGAATGCCGATCGGATTTATGTGCTTGAAAAAGGAGAAGTGACGCAAACGGGTTCTTTTGAGAGCTTAAGTAATGAGTCTGGGCTTTTCGTCGAGATGCTTAAACGTCAAAAACTTTAA